Proteins encoded together in one Rana temporaria chromosome 6, aRanTem1.1, whole genome shotgun sequence window:
- the LOC120943503 gene encoding uncharacterized protein LOC120943503, with translation MSHGQATFILDCARYCLTHNYFSFDDQYYLQVQGTAMGAKFAPSYANLAMGLWENRHICQNNPYLKHLIFYERFINDIIIIWDGAGDVIDDLVSHCNNNPYGLSFTSVTDRDKLAFLDLDLYHINNEIHAKNYFKPTTGNSLLHYKGCHYRKWKDNIPKGQFCRLRENCTKTSDYQSRLLRNKLKDKGYPESLVDQAHKRYLQHTNQAALSLDFTLTFLKWRQSSRNTGQYCLKTHTLDLCYLTTLELLIEKP, from the coding sequence TACTGTTTAACACACAACTACTTCAGTTTTGATGACCAGTACTATTTGCAAGTCCAGGGAACAGCTATGGGCGCCAAATTCGCACCCTCCTACGCCAACTTGGCCATGGGTCTATGGGAAAATAGACATATTTGTCAAAACAATCCCTACCTCAAACACCTCATTTTTTATGAAAGATTCATCAATGACATCATAATCATCTGGGATGGGGCGGGTGATGTCATCGATGATTTAGTCTCCCATTGTAACAACAACCCATATGGCCTTAGTTTTACTTCTGTTACGGATCGAGATAAACTAGCATTTTTAGATCTTGACCTATATCATATAAACAATGAAATACATGCAAAAAATTACTTCAAGCCTACTACAGGGAATTCTTTGCTCCATTATAAGGGCTGTCATTATCGAAAATGGAAAGACAATATCCCCAAAGGACAATTTTGTCGACTACGAGAAAACTGCACCAAAACATCAGATTACCAAAGCCGCCTACTAAGAAACAAACTTAAGGATAAAGGCTATCCTGAATCTTTGGTAGACCAGGCCCATAAACGTTATTTACAACACACCAATCAGGCTGCTTTATCACTAGATTTCACACTGACTTTTCTAAAATGGAGGCAATCTTCAAGAAACACTGGCCAATATTGCTTGAAGACCCACACCTTAGACCTCTGCTACCTGACCACCTTAGAATTACTGATAGAAAAGccctga